From a single Apium graveolens cultivar Ventura chromosome 2, ASM990537v1, whole genome shotgun sequence genomic region:
- the LOC141692189 gene encoding uncharacterized protein LOC141692189: MPPRRDPFHIDPAQLTEMIGQTVAQAVQQALANQGNQNGEGNQNGEGNQNGEGNQNGHENQNGNGNQNQNGQGHQLEPFVWLERFVKQKPDSFSAAPTPIDAENWIVHLEKIFDPIGCDEIQKVRLAVYKLEGDAQRWWRGVKATKGEQYTEALEWQRFKEVFYEQYFSNADREAYLREFHSIMQHQDESITDYMARFIRLAGFAGTVAGTAAQQADKFKWGLKSHLRGSIISFKFDNVAEAADAAKDVEKERIDFRTSRSNSGSKRTRDDQGFAQGRQWYGGQNGQQGQWRGQNQNRGGQSFHGRNQYVGQNQNQQFQRQKQPRQWQNRQQGQSRYSVYGGNPNIIPVAPCATCGGHHPGRACYRQTGACFLCGSMSHKARDCTVSRNPGGGGAVGGSGSGSQQNPTARVFALTANQAAANSGA, translated from the exons atgcctCCTAGACGTGATCCCTTTCATATTGACCCCGCTCAGCTTACTGAGATGATAGGGCAAACAGTGGCTCAGGCTGTACAGCAGGCTTTGGCaaaccaaggaaatcagaatggagagGGAAATCAGAATGGAGAAGGGAATCAAAATGGAGAGGGAAATCAAAATGGACACGAAAATCAGAATGGCAACGGTAATCAGAATCAGAATGGTCAGGGCCATCAGTTAGAGCCGTTTGTATGGTTGGAGAGGTTTGTGAAGCAGAAACCAGATTCTTTTAGTGCAGCACCGACTCCTATTGAtgctgaaaattggattgttcatCTCGAGAAGATTTTTGATCCAATTGGTTGTGATGAAATTCAGAAGGTCAGGTTAGCTGTGTATAAGTTGGAGGGGGATGCTCAGAGGTGGTGGAGAGGAGTGAAAGCTACTAAAGGGGAGCAGTATACAGAGGCTTTGGAATGGCAGAGATTCAAGGAAGTATTCTATGAGCAATACTTTTCTAATGCTGATAGGGAGGCTTATTTGAGGGAGTTTCATTCTATTATGCAGCACCAGGATGAGAGCATTACTGATTATATGGCGAGGTTTATAAGGCTGGCTGGATTTGCTGGGACAGTTGCAGGGACTGCTGCGCAGCAGGCTGATAAATTTAAATGGGGGTTGAAGTCTCATCTGAGGGGttccataatttcttttaaatttgataatgtggcagaggcggctgatgcagcaaaggatgttgagaaggagcgcatagatttcaggacttccaggtctaacagtggtagtaagaggactagggatgatcagggttttgcacagggtagacagtggtatggaggtcagaatggtcagcagggacagtggcgcggacagaatcagaataggggtggtcagtcattccacggccggaatcagtatgttggtcagaatcagaatcagcagTTTCAGCGACAGAAGCAGCCTAGACAGTGGCAGAATCGTCAGCAGGGACAGAGCCGTTACTCAGTATATGGGGGAAACCCCAATATAATTCCAGTGGCTCCTTGTGCTACATGTGGTGGACATCATCCAGGTAGAGCTTGTTACAGACAGACTGGGGCTTGTTTCTTATGTGGTAGCATGTCCCATAAGGCAAGGGATTGCACAGTGTCACGCAACCCTGGTGGAGGAGGAGCTGTCGGTGGTAGTGGCAGTGGAAGTCAGCAGAATCCTACAGCCAGAGTGTTTGCATTGACGGCAAATCAGGCAGCAGCTAATTCAG gtgcttag